In Streptomyces capitiformicae, one genomic interval encodes:
- a CDS encoding type III PLP-dependent enzyme domain-containing protein, with translation MGDRLFDTDEGRATRRDDAVRAAVEQGLVGPGSPVVGLLDVTGIRASAAALRRAFDAVTAPGTPVLHAFAVKATPLVPVLRLLREAGIGAEVASAGELALARAAGVSPKQTVLDSPAKTPAELREALALGIAVNADNPQELDRIDALVRSATTRSPLGIRVNPQVGGGTIDALSTATATSKFGIALRDEGAREWVVRAYLDRPWLSRLHAHTGSQGMPLSLMTRGITETYELAEEINRRIGRQQIDTIDIGGGLPVNFASEAATPTYAQYAGLLAEAVPGLFDGRYGLVTEFGRSLLAKHGTVLARVEYTKRSGGRPIAVTHAGVQVATRTVYAPGSWPLRIVAYDGKGRAKEGPPVVQDVAGPACFAGDLLAEERALPLFEPGDYAAALDTGAYYFAHHYAYNSLPRPGIYGYAPGEGEMRFAMVRAPQTAEEIVAEAGGGEMSGLLGL, from the coding sequence ATGGGAGACCGGTTGTTCGACACCGACGAGGGCCGCGCCACCCGGCGGGACGACGCCGTGCGGGCGGCCGTGGAGCAGGGGCTGGTCGGCCCCGGCAGCCCGGTCGTCGGCCTGCTGGACGTCACCGGGATCCGGGCCTCGGCGGCGGCGTTGCGGAGGGCGTTCGACGCGGTGACGGCGCCCGGCACGCCCGTACTGCACGCGTTCGCGGTGAAGGCGACGCCGCTGGTACCGGTACTGCGGCTGCTGCGCGAGGCGGGGATCGGCGCGGAGGTGGCGAGCGCCGGGGAGCTGGCCCTGGCGCGGGCGGCCGGGGTGTCACCGAAACAGACGGTGCTCGACTCCCCCGCCAAGACCCCGGCCGAGCTGCGGGAGGCGCTGGCGCTGGGTATCGCGGTCAACGCGGACAATCCGCAGGAGCTGGACCGCATCGACGCGCTCGTACGGTCGGCCACCACCCGCTCCCCGCTCGGCATCCGGGTGAACCCGCAGGTCGGCGGCGGCACGATCGACGCGCTGTCCACGGCGACGGCCACGTCGAAGTTCGGGATCGCGCTACGGGACGAGGGCGCCCGGGAGTGGGTCGTACGGGCGTATCTGGACCGGCCCTGGCTGAGCCGGCTGCACGCGCACACCGGCTCGCAGGGCATGCCGCTCTCACTGATGACGCGGGGGATCACCGAGACGTACGAGCTGGCCGAGGAGATCAACCGGCGGATCGGGCGGCAACAGATCGACACGATCGACATCGGCGGCGGGCTGCCGGTGAACTTCGCGTCGGAGGCGGCGACACCGACGTACGCGCAGTACGCGGGGCTGCTGGCGGAGGCGGTGCCGGGGCTGTTCGACGGGCGGTACGGGCTGGTCACCGAGTTCGGGCGGTCGTTGCTCGCGAAGCACGGGACGGTTCTCGCGCGGGTGGAGTACACGAAGCGCTCCGGCGGACGGCCCATCGCGGTCACCCACGCGGGCGTGCAGGTGGCGACGCGGACGGTGTACGCGCCGGGGTCGTGGCCGCTGCGGATCGTCGCGTACGACGGGAAGGGGCGCGCCAAGGAGGGGCCGCCGGTGGTGCAGGACGTGGCCGGGCCCGCCTGCTTCGCGGGGGATCTGCTGGCGGAGGAGCGGGCGTTGCCGCTGTTCGAGCCGGGGGATTACGCGGCCGCGTTGGACACCGGCGCGTACTACTTCGCGCATCACTATGCGTACAACTCTCTGCCTCGGCCCGGGATTTATGGGTACGCCCCCGGCGAGGGGGAGATGCGGTTCGCGATGGTACGGGCGCCGCAGACCGCGGAGGAGATCGTGGCGGAGGCGGGCGGAGGGGAGATGTCGGGGCTTCTGGGGCTTTGA